One stretch of Ascaphus truei isolate aAscTru1 unplaced genomic scaffold, aAscTru1.hap1 HAP1_SCAFFOLD_590, whole genome shotgun sequence DNA includes these proteins:
- the MOGS gene encoding mannosyl-oligosaccharide glucosidase: protein MTRERRRVPSPGTDPRPGPPHRRPPPPARDWTRVLLLALLSCVIGLSAFSYSAYTRWCASVRVVTLHPAPPVLTPNSTSPDHFWGSYRPQVYFGMKTRSPRSVVTGLMWLSQAGAPSLRHTCEQSDRLPRYGWLMHDGVNFGVQEIRDHGYTLTTEFVKRPGGQHGGDWSWRITGTPEESAAPGQLVSLMFYVATDGQGTLTPHIEGRSHLTHVTGTSEELGGFRIRFPKPEGAGGHVSYNHLSAVSPGLHLLTDVVRSSLSDRFSHSGGGKRRYFGLDTYNPRPPPPGSPPPPAHSRLAVHQVTLHLPFRAEVLFESDSVGRRPGPLSAEALSSALAERRRDMEARFRRTFRLEEKGFAPDQVAFARAALSNMLGGMGYFYGSSLVQSRHNPEPVPYPPAPLFTAVPSRSFFPRGFLWDEGFHLLLVARWDAALARHSLAHWLDLINADGWIPREQILGSEARSKVPDEFVVQRDENANPPTLFLALRQLLATETDATGGEEGVRFLRRALPRLRTWYDWFNVTQTGPLPLTYRWRGRDRDALRFLNPKTLTSGLDDYPRASHPSEDERHVDLRCWMALASEVMADASELLGEDSGRYREARRALTDNALLDQLHWSERLGAYADYGNHTPRVVLEWERPQATPGARPQDLPPPRLVRVVKKPPRLQYVGALGYVSLFPFLLQVLTPDSPRLGHVLDNLRDEGKLWTPYGLRSLSKSSPLYLQRNTEHDAPYWRGPIWVNINYLAVRALHHYAGVGGPHRERAADIYRELRENLVSNLYRQYTQTGYLWEQYNDGTGRGQGCFPFTGWSSLVVLIMAEEY, encoded by the exons ATGACACGGGAACGCCGGCGTGTCCCCAGCCCCGGGACTGACCCCCGGCCAGGACCCCCGCACAGGAGGCCGCCCCCCCCCGCCCGGGACTGGACCCGTGTCCTGCTGCTCGCCCTGCTGTCCTGCGTTATAGGGCTGAGCGCTTTCTCATACAGCGCGTACACCAGGTGGTGCGCCTCTGTCCGAGTGGTgaccctgcacccagcacccccCGTCCTGACCCCCAACAGCACCTCCCCGGACCACTTCTGGGGGTCCTACCGGCCGCAGGTCTACTTCGGGATGAAGACTCGCAGCCCCCGGTCTGTGGTGACAG GTTTGATGTGGCTGTCCCAGGCCGGCGCCCCCTCTCTCCGTCACACCTGTGAGCAAAGTGACCGCCTGCCCCGCTATGGGTGGCTAATGCACGATGGGGTGAATTTCGGGGTGCAGGAGATTAGAGACCACGGATACACGCTGACCACGGAGTTTGTGAAGAGACCGGGAGGgcagcacgggggggactggagCTGGCGGATCACCGGGACCCCCGAG GAATCCGCCGCCCCGGGGCAGCTCGTCTCGCTCATGTTTTACGTGGCCACGGATGGGCAAGGGACACTGACGCCCCACATAGAGGGGAGGAGCCACCTGACACACGTGACGGGGACCTCGGAGGAGCTGGGGGGCTTCAGGATTCGCTTCCCCAAACCTGAGGGGGCAGGAGGCCACGTCAG ctatAACCACCTCTCTGCGGTCAGCCCCGGCCTTCACCTCCTGACGGACGTGGTTCGGAGCAGCCTCAGTGACCGCTTCTCTCACTCGGGCGGCGGAAAGAGACGCTACTTCGGCCTGGACACCTacaacccccgcccccctcccccgggcTCCCCGCCGCCCCCCGCCCACTCCCGGCTCGCGGTACATCAGGTCACCCTGCATCTCCCCTTCCGAGCCGAGGTCCTGTTTGAGTCGGACAGCGTCGGCCGGCGTCCCGGGCCCCTCTCCGCGGAGGCTCTGAGCTCCGCGCTGGCGGAACGCCGGCGGGACATGGAGGCGCGCTTTCGCCGCACCTTCCGGCTGGAGGAGAAGGGTTTCGCCCCGGACCAGGTCGCGTTCGCTCGGGCCGCGCTCTCCAACATGCTGGGCGGCATGGGCTACTTCTACGGCAGCTCGCTGGTCCAGTCGCGGCACAACCCAGAACCCGTGCCCTACCCTCCGGCGCCGCTCTTCACGGCGGTCCCGTCCCGCTCCTTCTTCCCCCGCGGCTTCCTGTGGGACGAGGGTTTCCACCTGCTGCTGGTGGCGCGCTGGGACGCGGCTCTGGCCCGGCATTCGCTGGCGCACTGGCTGGACCTGATCAACGCCGACGGCTGGATCCCGCGGGAGCAGATCCTGGGGTCCGAGGCGCGCAGCAAAGTGCCCGACGAGTTTGTGGTGCAGCGCGATGAAAACGCCAACCCCCCCACGCTGTTCCTGGCGCTGCGGCAGCTGCTGGCAACCGAAACCGACGccacggggggggaggagggtgtccGCTTCCTGCGACGGGCGTTGCCGCGGCTGCGGACCTGGTATGACTGGTTCAACGTGACGCAGACCGGGCCGCTCCCTCTCACTTACCGctggcgggggagggacagagacgCTCTGCGCTTCTTGAACCCCAAGACCCTGACGTCCGGCCTTGACGACTACCCGCGGGCGTCCCATCCTTCCGAGGACGAGCGGCACGTGGACCTGCGCTGCTGGATGGCTCTGGCCTCTGAAGTCATGGCGGACGCCTCCGAGCTGCTGGGAGAGGACAGCGGTCGGTACCGGGAGGCGAGGCGCGCGCTGACGGACAACGCCCTGCTGGACCAGCTTCACTGGTCGGAGCGGCTGGGGGCGTACGCGGACTACGGGAACCACACGCCGCGGGTGGTGCTGGAGTGGGAGAGGCCGCAGGCCACACCGGGGGCGAGGCCGCAGGACCTCCCACCACCGAGGCTAGTCAGGGTGGTGAAGAAGCCCCCCAGGCTCCAGTACGTGGGGGCCCTGGGTTACGTATCCCTgttccccttcctcctgcaggtGCTGACCCCTGACTCCCCCCGGCTTGGCCACGTGCTGGACAACCTGCGCGATGAGGGGAAACTGTGGACCCCCTATGGCCTCCGATCTCTGTCCAAGAGCAGCCCCCTCTACTTGCAGCGCAACACGGAGCACGATGCCCCTTACTGGCGGGGCCCCATCTGGGTCAACATCAACTACCTGGCAGTGAGGGCCCTTCATCACTACGCGGGGGTGGGGGGTCCGCACCGGGAGAGGGCCGCGGACATCTACAGGGAGCTGCGGGAGAACCTGGTGTCCAACCTGTACCGGCAGTACACCCAGACCGGCTACCTGTGGGAGCAGTATAACGACGGCACGGGCCGGGGGCAAGGGTGCTTCCCCTTCACCGGGTGGTCCTCTCTGGTAGTGCTGATCATGGCGGAGGAGTATTGA